The DNA window TCTTGACTTAATCCAGGCGGCGGATTTGAACAAGAACCACCATAATAATATGCCTCAAGTTCTTTTCTCATGCAATGGCCACAATTTCTACTTAGGTCGCACTGAATGGCATGAATCAATTCATGCATAAGAACTTCTTTGATTTGACTGGCACGGATATTTTCATTGCAGACAACAATTTGTTTTCTCTTGGTATGATAGTAGCCCATCGTGTCATCAGAACATTTGCCGCACTGTATTTTCTTCAGACAGGGCTTCATGTTCCTATCACGGCTTTTCTGGGCTTTCTGATATAAATCTCGAACTTGAAAATCTCTGCCGAGAAGCCATCTTACTGTATATTCACAACAAGAACTTGCTACCGTTAAACCATATGGATCATTATTCGTCAGCGGTCTTGACTTTCCATACTCATACCCATTCATCCCATCCGCGTACTGCCCCGTCGGGTGAAAGGGATTTCCATTCCCGCCGGCAGGGTCAATCCCCAGCGGGTCCCGATGCAAAAACCGCCCCGTGTCTGTATCATAATATCGCGCCCGGTAATACATTACCTGCAGATTCCCGCCGTCCAGATAGTCTAACTCCCGCCCCGTGAAGGCGTAATAATTGCCCCAAATCTGGAGCGAACTCGGCACCCAGCCGGCTGTATATTGCCTCCGCCGGCCGTAGGCATCGTATTCATACCGCACCGATACCGTCCCGCTCGAACTAAACAGCACCGCCGGACTGTACAGATGGTCATGCCCGTAGAGATACTCCGTCCCCGTCTTGCCCTGCGCCAATAACACATCCGCTTGACGTAACTTCCCTACAATCTCTGTACCACTTGCACTTTTTGCCATGTCCGATAACCTTTCACCAAAACAGTCCTATCCAGACTGCTTCTGTCGGCTATCCTCTCATCCAACTTGGTTCAAATTTCGGGGAGCATGCCAAAGGTATACTCTGAATTTTAGTTACACTGCTTTATCTTCTATTTACGCTATCATACTGTTCTGGTATTTCCCAAATGGACGGCCGTATGTAATTTGACCTGGAACTTATCTCTTCTAATTGCATAACTGTGCCTTCAGAATAATCTTGACCTTTAAATTTATAAGCTGTCCAGTGTTTTGGGGAATTAGGAGAATGCGTTGTAAATCGTAGAGTATTATCACTCTCGTCCTTAAACAATACCGACAGACTCCATGTCTCATCAGACCATTCTGTGGCATAGACTATAATTTTAACTTGACCTCCATTGGGTTCTCGAGCGCCATAAATTTCCTGTCCTATGGGACGTGGATGGCTAATTACTTTTTCATAATTCTGATAGGGATCACTGGTTTTTGCAAGTAACACCACAATAAGAATTAAACATAACATCACAATAGTAATATTCTTGATCATCCTGACATCCTCAATCTTTTTCCCTAGGAGGGTTCGAGGGTTGGGGGGGAAAAGGTATCTTGCCATAATAATCAGCAGGCCCCTTCCCGCTGCAGCTTGATACTCCAGCGCAGCTTCTCCAGGCAGCATCAACACAGTCGATATCTGTTGTACAAGATCCATCTGTATAATATGCTTCAACTTCTTTTGCCATACAACGGCCACATGAATAGCTATAATCGCATTGGATTGCATGAACCAATTCATGAATAAGAGTTTCTAACACTTGTGGCCTCGTAAAACCTGGTCCTTCGTGTGTGCATAGTACAATGATTTTTTCTTTTGGATAGTATGCTCCCATTTGACCTGCTGGGCATGGTTTGCATTTGATTTCTTTAAGGCAAGGCTTGCCATTTAAATCATAGGACTTTCTTGCTTTATCATGATATGGTCTAACTCTTGGATGAGTAAGAAGGTGGGGCAGAAGTGCCTCGCAACAGGCCTTTGGCATTAAACCATCGGTATCAAGGTATTTTACCGGATTTGATTTGGTATATTCATAGATATTCATTCCACTTGCATATTGCCTTTGCACCTTAAACGGATTCTCTTTCCCTCCAACCGGATTTGCCCCTAAAGGTTCCCGCTGCCCAAACCGCCCCGTGTCCGCATCATAATATCTCGCTCGATAATACATTACCTGCAGATTCCCGCCGTCGAGAATATCCAGCTCACGGCCGGTGAAGGTGTAGGGATTGCCATACAAGCTCGTAGTTCGTGGTTCGTAGTTCGTAGACAAAACAATGACCTTACCGTAAGCATCGTATTCGCAGCGTTCCTGCACACTGCCGGATTCGTCGAACAGGCAGACCACACTATACAGATGGTCATGCCCGTAGAGATACTCCGTCTCCGTCGGCAGCCGCATCAGCAAAACCTCATCCACATAGTTGCCGAACACAAACATCCGCGAATCGCTTTCCACCCCGCCGGAAACCTGCGTCCGCAGCAGGACCCGCTGGTCGTCATAATAATACCGCTCGGCCGTATTGCCCTGCGGATCGGCCTTCTCAATCCGCCGTCCAAGGGCATCATAGACATAGACGGCCAAATTCACATCCGACCCCTCATCATACACCCCGTTGGCGTTTAAATCTTTATAAATCTGCACAAGCCGGTTTTCATAGTCATA is part of the Anaerohalosphaeraceae bacterium genome and encodes:
- a CDS encoding RHS repeat-associated core domain-containing protein, with amino-acid sequence MAKSASGTEIVGKLRQADVLLAQGKTGTEYLYGHDHLYSPAVLFSSSGTVSVRYEYDAYGRRRQYTAGWVPSSLQIWGNYYAFTGRELDYLDGGNLQVMYYRARYYDTDTGRFLHRDPLGIDPAGGNGNPFHPTGQYADGMNGYEYGKSRPLTNNDPYGLTVASSCCEYTVRWLLGRDFQVRDLYQKAQKSRDRNMKPCLKKIQCGKCSDDTMGYYHTKRKQIVVCNENIRASQIKEVLMHELIHAIQCDLSRNCGHCMRKELEAYYYGGSCSNPPPGLSQEEYCLKRAWDSCGSIDFCSGDNWKNYIGRFQFPPDMSDPPRIANRS